A stretch of DNA from bacterium:
ACTTCGATATCTGCGGTAAGGGCAGAGCCGCCGAAGACACTGAGATCAATGTTCAGCAGAATATGCCGGATGACGTGCAGGCTCTCGGCGACCTTGCGCGCGGCTTCGAGTTCCACCGCATGCCGCTGGCCATAGTAGATGGTCAGGGCGTAGAGATCGAAGCCCTGATCACGGGCGACGGCGGCGGTGGTGGTGGAGTCGATGCCGCCGCTGAGGAGCACGACGGCGCGAGGATTTGGAGTGCTCATGGTTGGACCGGGATCACGGTGCCATCGGCAGGGACAGCAACCGGTTGAGGTTCGAGGCTGCGGCGTTTCCAGAGATAATAGATCGCCGGATAGACGAGCAGTTCCAAGAGGAAGGATGTGAAGAGTCCGCCGACCATGGGCGCGGCAATGCGTTTCATCAGATCGCTGCCGGTGCCGACCGACCACATGATGGGCAGCAGACCCATGAAGGCGGCGGTGACGGTCATGGCTTTGGGCCGGACACGCTTGACCGCGCCGTGGATGATGGCTTCCACCAGATCCGCCGCGTTGCGGAGATGACCTCTGGCTTTGGCTTCATCGAGGGAGAGATCGAGGAACAGCAGCATGAAGACGCCGGTTTCGGCATCGAGACCGAGGAGGGCGATCATGCCGACCCAGACGGCGATGGAGATATTGTAACCCAAAAAATACAGCAGCCAGATGGCACCGACGGCTGAGAACGGCACTGCGAGCATGACCAGCAGCGATTTGAAGGTGGATTTCGTATTCATATAGAGCAGGGCGAAGATCAGCACCAGCGTGAGCGGCACGATGAAGCGCAGCCGTTCTTTGACGCGCAGCATGTTCTCATACTGGCCGCTCCAACTCAGGGAATAGCCCGTGGGCAGTTTGACCATAGCGGCGACCGCCTGCTTGGCGTGATCCACATAGCGACCCACATCGACCTTGGAAGGATCGAAGTCTACATAGACATAACCGGAGAGCAGGCCGTTCTCATCGCGGATCATGGAGGGGCCTTCCACCAGTTTCACATCGGCGATCTCTTCCATGGGAATCTGGCCGCGGCTGATGGAGGCGGTTGGCGCGGTGCCGCCGCCCATGCCGCTGTTTGTGCCTGCCATGGAGCCGCGCGGCGGCAGAGGCAGCAGCACGCGTTTCAGGGCATCGAGGTCTTCGCGGTACTCGCGGGCATAGCGGACATTCACGCCGTAGCGCGCGCGGCCTTCATAGGTAGTGGTCTGGTTGTCGCCGCCAACGGCGGTCATGATCATCATGTTGGCGTCATCCACCGACAGGCCATAGCGGGCGAGCTGGTCGCGTTTAAGATCGAAATCGAGGAAATAGCCTCCGGCCACGCGCTCGGCAAAGACACTGCGCGTGTCGGGGATGGTGCGCATGGCAGACTCGACATCGAGGGCGATTTTCTGCACGGTAGTCAAGTCGGCTCCGGCAATCTTGATGCCCACCGGGGTTCGAATGCCGGTGGAAAGCATGTCGAGCCGGCCCTTGATGGGCATGGTCCAGGCATTGCTGATGCCGGGAAGCTGCAAGGCGGCATCCATTTGGGCAATCAGGTCCTGTTCACTGATGCGGTCATTCCAGACCGTGCGGAAGACACTCTTCAGCCACTCGGGTGCCCACGAGGAATACCAGCGCGGCCTTTCCCGCCACTGGGATTCGGGCCTCAGCAGGATCGTGGTTTCCATCATGGTAAAGGGCGCAGGATCGGTGGAGGTTTCGGCGCGGCCCGCCTTGCCGAAGACGCGTTCCACTTCGGGAAAGGTCATCAGCAACTTGTCCTGCACCTGCAGGGCTTTTTGCGCTTCGGCGACAGACATGCCTGGCTCGACAGCCGACGGCATGTAGAGCAGAGTGCCTTCGCGCAGCGGCGGCATGAATTCACTGCCCAGCTTGAAATAGACCGGAATGGTGGCCGCGACTATCAGTACACTGACCAGAATGGTGGCCTTGGCGTGGCGCAGCACAAAGCGACAGGGCGGCTCATAGATGCGGTGCAGCAAACGGCTGATGGGATGCTTTTCTTCGGCGTAATATTTTCCCACCACCAGCCGTGAGGCCATGGACGCGAGGAATTTCGGTTTGAACGTGTAGGGCTCGATGCGGGCGAACATCATGCGCATGGCCGGGTCCAGCGTCACCGCCAGCGCCGCGGCAATGGCCATCGCCAGGTTTTTCGAATAGGCGAGGGGCTTGAAGAGGCGGCCTTCCTGATCCACCAGCGTGAAGATCGGCATGAAGGCTACGGCAATGACGAGCAGGGAGAAGAAGACCGACGGCCCGACTTCCATCAGGGCTTCGAGCCGCACCTTGTGGAAATCCCCCTTCTTTCCTTCCGCCTGCCAGTGGTAGATCTTGTTGTAGGCGTTCTCGACTTCGACAATCGCGCCGTCCACCAAGATACCGATGGAAATGGCGATGCCGGCCAGAGACATAAGGTTGGCGGTCAGTCCCATCAGGTACATGGGAATGAAGGCGAGAGCCACGCTGACGGGAATGGTGATGATCGGAACGGTGGCCGAAGGAATATGCCAGAGGAAGAGCAGAATGATCAGGGCCACGATGATCATTTCTTCGATGACCTTGCTGGAGACCGTATGGATGGCGCGGTCAATCAGATCGGAGCGGTCATAGGTGGAGACAATGGTGGTGCCTTCGGGCAGCGACGGTTTGAGTTCTTCGAGCTTGGCCTTGATACGGCCAATCACGTTGAGCGCGTTCTCGCCCTGCCGCATAACGACGATACCGCCCACCACGTCACCCTTGCCGTTGTAATCGGCGATGCCGCGCCGCAATTCCGGACCGAGAGACACCGTGGCAATGTCCTTGATGGTGACGGGGGTGCCATTGGCGCTCTTCAGCACGAGCTGTTCGAGGTCCTGCGTGGACTTGACATAACCCCGGCCCCGCACCATGTACTCGCGCCCGGAGACTTCCACGAGGCGGCCGCCGACGTCATTGTTGCCGGTGCGCACCGCATCAATTACCGTTTGCAGCGACAGGCCGTAGGCCGCGAGGGAGTTGGGATTGACATTGATCTGATACTGCCGCACCTGACCGCCCACGGCGGCGACTTCGGCTACACCGGGAACGCTCTGAATGGCATAGCGCAGAAACCAGTCCTGATAGCTGCGCAATTCATCGTTGCTGTGTTTGCCGGAGGTGTCGATCAATGCATACTGGAAGACCCAGCCGAGACTGGTGGCATCGGGGCCGAGTTCGGTCTTGACGCCTTGCGGAAGTTGCGAGGTGATCTTGGACAGGTATTCAAGCACGCGGGTGCGCGCCCAGTAAATGTCCGTGCCGTCCTCGAAGATCACATAGACATAGCTGTAGCCGAAATCGGAGAAGCCGCGAATGGCCTTGACTTTGGGCGCTCCCAGCAAGGCGCTGATGATCGGGTAGGTGACCTGATCTTCAAGAATATCCGGGCTGCGATCCCAGCGGGAATAGACGATGACCTGCGTATCGGAGAGATCGGGCAGGGCATCGAGGCGGATATGCTTCATTGTCCACACCGCGATGACAATCGCGACAATGGTTGCACCGATCACGAGGAAGCGGTTTTCCGCCGAGAAGCGTATGATTCGTTTCAGCATATCTTGATGCCATTCCTACAACGGTTTTTCTTGTGTTGCCGGAAGATTCCTGTCTCCCTTTTGAATGTGCAGGCAGACCCCCATCCCCCGGCTTGTGCGTTACCCCCATCTAACTTCCCCCACCCCCATCCCGGCCTTCCCCCACTGAAGTAGGGGAAGGAGATGAGAGCAGCACCCCCTTCTGATTCCCCCTTTTGCAAAGGGGGAAGGGCAGAAATGAGTACGCGGCCAGGCTACTGCGAGATCAGGAGCCTTGCATGGCGGAGAGAGCAGCGCGGAGGGACGATTCGGAATCAATCAGGAAATTGGCGCGGGTGACAACGGATTCGCCTTCGGCGAGGCCGGCACGGACTTCCACCAAATCGCCGCTGCGCGCGCCGAGCTTGACTTCACGCGGTTGGAACCTGCCGTCTCCGGTGGAGACAAACACCATGCTGCGGCTGCCGGAGGGGATCACCGCATCGGCAGGGATGGTCAGGGCGCGATGGTTCTCCCCTTGCAAGGTGACCTGGCCGAAGAGATCCGGCTTCAGGTCTCCCTTGGGATTGGGAACATTGATGCGCACCTTGAGCGTGCGGCTGTCCGGGTTCAGCACCGGGTCAATGAAGGCCACTTTGCCGGTGTAGTCACGATCCTGAGTCTTCAGTGTGGCGCTCATGCCGACTTTGACACGATCAAGATCGGACTGATAGGCATCGGCCAGCACCCAGACGGAACTCAGGTCGGTGATTTCATAGGGCGTGGCGCCCGGCATCAGCGATGCGCCTTCCACCACGTCCTTGGCGGTGACGACACCACTGACAGGAGAATGGAAAGTGACGGTTTTGGAGGCTTCGCGGCTGTCTTCGAGGTGCTTCAATTCTTCATCCGGCACGTCCCAGAGCGTCAGCTTTTGACGCACGGCGTTTACGAGAGCCGCGCCGTCTTCTTTTGCTCCACCGCGCGCAATGAGGGCCGCGCTGGATTTTAAGGCCAGCAGATATTCCTGCTCCGCACCGTAGATTTCCGGGCTGTAGAAGCTGAAAAGAGGCTCGCCGCGATGCACCGGCTTGCCGACGAAGTCCACAAAAACACGCTCGACATAGCCGGAGACTTTGACATTGATGCGGGCAACGCGGGTGGGATCGGCCTGCACCTGTCCGACGGTGCTCCAGCCGCCGCGGATGTCGCTCTGTACCGCCGGAGCGGTTTTGAGACCGATAAGCTGCTGGCGGGCGGGGTCAATGGATACTTCGGCGCGGTCCGAAATGGTGTTGCCGTCCGTATTCAGTTCATCTTCATAGACGGCTATGTAGTCCATGCCCATGTCATCCTTGCGGGGCACGGGCGAGGTGATTTTGGGATCCATCGGCGAGCGGTAGTAGGCTACCTTGCGCGCGACGGCCTGGTTGACCTTGATGGTCTTGGTGGTTTTTTCCAGATTCATGCCGCAGATGGGGCATTTGCCGGGATGGTCCTCCACCACTTGCGGGTCCATGGGACAGGTGTAGACGGTTTTGGTCTGCGTCACGGTTGTAGAATCCGGAACGGCAGGCTTGGCAGCGGGCGGCGGCGGCGCCATGCCGGGAGCGGCCTGCGCGGGATTTTGTCCGTTTTTCATGGGCACGAGCTTCATGCCGCAGATGGGACAGTCGCCGGGGTGGTCCTGCACAATGCTGGGATGCATGGGGCAGACGTACATCTCCTTGGATGCAGAGGCGCTTGTGCTGCTACCCGTGCCCTTATGACCCAAGACACTGTATAGATTGAAAGCCACGCTGAGGACCAGCAGCAGAAGTAGCGGGACAATCCAGCGCGAGCGTTTGGTGAGTTCACTCATAGTCTATTTCTTCCTATAGTCCTTTACCCAGCGCGGCCTGCCACTGGCGGTAGACGGCCCAGCCGTCCGCCTTGTGCATGATCACATCCATCTCGGCCATGACCACTTTCATGCGGGCTTCGGACAGGCTTACAAACGGCGCTTTGCCCGCGCGGTAATCGATCAATACGGCGCGCCACGTGTCTTCGGTCTGCGGCAGAATTTTGCCCTGCTCGATGCGGCAGCAATCCACCGACTGTTTCCAGCGGGCGTAGAGGTCGCGCAGTTCCTGCTCTTTCGTGAGGCGGGCCTTGGCAAGTTCCGCCTCGCGGCTGCTTTGCATCGCCGACAGTTCCCGGACTTTTGCGCGCTGATTGCCCTTGTAGAACAGCGGCAGCGGCGCGGCCAGTTCCAGCGAGATCATCGGGTCCTGCTTGATTTTGGAATTTGTTGTGATGCCGGTCATTTCACTGGTGCTCATAGTGCGCAGATAGCCGCGCAGGCCGTAGCTCAAGCCCAAGGTGACATCCGGCCAGTAGTCGAGCCGGGCGCGGCGCACGTCGGCCCGCGCAGCGCCGCTTTCGAGGGCCAGACGTTTCAGCGCAGGCGTGTTGTCGATGGATGCTCTTTGCAGGGCGGAATCCAGCGCGATTTCCGGCGGCAGGCCTTCGGGCAAAACCGGGTTGGCCAGCGTGCTGTCCACATCGCGGCCCAGCGCATAGGCCAGCGCGGCGCGCTTGCGGCTGATGTCCGCCAGATTGTTGGTGAGTTTGACGTTCCAGCTTTCCGCTTCCAGCCGCGAGCGCATGACTTCGCTTTGCGTGCCCATGCCGGTCGAGACCATCACGGAGGCGGCCTCCGTCATTTCGTTCGCCAGTTCCTTGCCATGTTCGAGTACCTTGCGCACGGCCAGTGTGGCGGCCAGATCATAATAGGCCATGGCGACCATCGCAGCCATTTGGAAGCGGGTTTCATCCACCGTGGCCTCGGCGACCTTGGTGCGCAAGGTTCCGGCTTGCGCTGAAGCGCTGAGTTTGCCGGGAAACGGCACCTGCTGCATCAGGCCGATCTGCCACATGGTGTTGGGGTCCATGTGGGTGTCGAAGGACTGCGGCACATTCATCAGGCCGAAGCGCAGTTCGGGATTCATCCAGGCCGAGTTCATCCGCGTGCGGTTTTCTTCGGCGGCAATCATGGCCCGCATGCTCTGAATGTCGGGGTGATTCTGCCAGCTCTCCTGAACATAAGCGGCCAGAGTGCTGTCGGGAGCGGCGGTTTGGGCAAAGGCGGCAACGGCGCAGAGGGCGAGGGCCGGAAGTACGAGTTTGAGTTTCATGATAATAGAAGCTTAGTCAAAAGCCGTGCCAAAGGGTACGGACGCCGAAGACCTGCGATTCTTTTCTTGAAGATCATGTTTTGCAAGATTTTATAGTTGAGAAGATGATGAGCCTTTCACGAAATTTTTGCTTCAGAGATTCCCGGCTTGAAAGATCCTTTCACTCAGGCAATGGCAGCCTTTCACTCCGCGCCTGCACAAAGTAGAGAAAGTTGATGTCATTTGCCAGCCTATTGTTTGCAGCGGGTGGCCCTAAACGCAGAAAGCCGCCCTCCTGAGCGGCTTTCTGTGAAATGGTGACGGGACGAGACCTGTGAATCAGCCGGCAATCGGGGCGGTGATGATGTAGCGGCTGAAATGGTCCGGCCAAGCGTAATAGCGATGTGCAGCCAGATCCAACTGTCCCCAATACTGGGTCAAGCGGCCATTCTCTTCCTGATAGTAGAACCGCACCTGATCCCAGCGCACTCCCGGAGGAAGCTGCACATGTGTCAGGTCGAGCCACATCCGAATACAGCCGTTGAAGCGGTAGGGATGCGGATAGAAGTCTACGATGGCGCTGCCCGGGTTGGGGGTCGAGACGGTCACAGTCTGGTCTTCCCAGAGTTGCCAGGCTCCGATTTCAACGCCATTGTTCCGGTGGTTTACGGATCCTCCCACTTGATAGCGAATGCGGCTGGCGGTTTGATCGTCCAGCAACCCCTCGCCATGATAAGCGCGCTCATCCACTTTGAGTACTTGATATCCCGGGATGAGATTGGCAATCTGCTCATCGGTCAGCACCGGATACGGTGATGGGGCAGGCGAAGACGTCGGCTGGCCGGCAGCCGGTGCTACGGGGTTCGCCACCGGATTGTTTTCCGTGGAGCAGCCAATCACGAATAGAGCCACAACGAGGCCAAGCATGATGCACTTAATGATCAGGGCTATTTGTTTGTTCATCACATTCGTCCTCAGTTAGTTTCTGATTCATACTCGGGCATAGCTGAATTCCAATCTGTGTAGGGCAATGGATATGCCAACTATAGTAAGGCGTGAGCGTTGTTTGCATGATAATAATTAATAATAATTTATGTTTCGATATCCCTGTTTGTTGGTCTTCCCGGCGTGCGGTTTTTCGTTCATTTCAGCCGATTGGTTGATTTGAACATCGTGCCGTATGAACCACGGCTTCCGGTGGATTTAGCCGCCGTCTGGACACAGGTTTCTTTGCATTTCTTCTGTAAATGGGCTAAATTGCAGGTGTT
This window harbors:
- a CDS encoding CusA/CzcA family heavy metal efflux RND transporter encodes the protein MLKRIIRFSAENRFLVIGATIVAIVIAVWTMKHIRLDALPDLSDTQVIVYSRWDRSPDILEDQVTYPIISALLGAPKVKAIRGFSDFGYSYVYVIFEDGTDIYWARTRVLEYLSKITSQLPQGVKTELGPDATSLGWVFQYALIDTSGKHSNDELRSYQDWFLRYAIQSVPGVAEVAAVGGQVRQYQINVNPNSLAAYGLSLQTVIDAVRTGNNDVGGRLVEVSGREYMVRGRGYVKSTQDLEQLVLKSANGTPVTIKDIATVSLGPELRRGIADYNGKGDVVGGIVVMRQGENALNVIGRIKAKLEELKPSLPEGTTIVSTYDRSDLIDRAIHTVSSKVIEEMIIVALIILLFLWHIPSATVPIITIPVSVALAFIPMYLMGLTANLMSLAGIAISIGILVDGAIVEVENAYNKIYHWQAEGKKGDFHKVRLEALMEVGPSVFFSLLVIAVAFMPIFTLVDQEGRLFKPLAYSKNLAMAIAAALAVTLDPAMRMMFARIEPYTFKPKFLASMASRLVVGKYYAEEKHPISRLLHRIYEPPCRFVLRHAKATILVSVLIVAATIPVYFKLGSEFMPPLREGTLLYMPSAVEPGMSVAEAQKALQVQDKLLMTFPEVERVFGKAGRAETSTDPAPFTMMETTILLRPESQWRERPRWYSSWAPEWLKSVFRTVWNDRISEQDLIAQMDAALQLPGISNAWTMPIKGRLDMLSTGIRTPVGIKIAGADLTTVQKIALDVESAMRTIPDTRSVFAERVAGGYFLDFDLKRDQLARYGLSVDDANMMIMTAVGGDNQTTTYEGRARYGVNVRYAREYREDLDALKRVLLPLPPRGSMAGTNSGMGGGTAPTASISRGQIPMEEIADVKLVEGPSMIRDENGLLSGYVYVDFDPSKVDVGRYVDHAKQAVAAMVKLPTGYSLSWSGQYENMLRVKERLRFIVPLTLVLIFALLYMNTKSTFKSLLVMLAVPFSAVGAIWLLYFLGYNISIAVWVGMIALLGLDAETGVFMLLFLDLSLDEAKARGHLRNAADLVEAIIHGAVKRVRPKAMTVTAAFMGLLPIMWSVGTGSDLMKRIAAPMVGGLFTSFLLELLVYPAIYYLWKRRSLEPQPVAVPADGTVIPVQP
- a CDS encoding efflux RND transporter periplasmic adaptor subunit, with amino-acid sequence MSELTKRSRWIVPLLLLLVLSVAFNLYSVLGHKGTGSSTSASASKEMYVCPMHPSIVQDHPGDCPICGMKLVPMKNGQNPAQAAPGMAPPPPAAKPAVPDSTTVTQTKTVYTCPMDPQVVEDHPGKCPICGMNLEKTTKTIKVNQAVARKVAYYRSPMDPKITSPVPRKDDMGMDYIAVYEDELNTDGNTISDRAEVSIDPARQQLIGLKTAPAVQSDIRGGWSTVGQVQADPTRVARINVKVSGYVERVFVDFVGKPVHRGEPLFSFYSPEIYGAEQEYLLALKSSAALIARGGAKEDGAALVNAVRQKLTLWDVPDEELKHLEDSREASKTVTFHSPVSGVVTAKDVVEGASLMPGATPYEITDLSSVWVLADAYQSDLDRVKVGMSATLKTQDRDYTGKVAFIDPVLNPDSRTLKVRINVPNPKGDLKPDLFGQVTLQGENHRALTIPADAVIPSGSRSMVFVSTGDGRFQPREVKLGARSGDLVEVRAGLAEGESVVTRANFLIDSESSLRAALSAMQGS
- a CDS encoding TolC family protein, which codes for MKLKLVLPALALCAVAAFAQTAAPDSTLAAYVQESWQNHPDIQSMRAMIAAEENRTRMNSAWMNPELRFGLMNVPQSFDTHMDPNTMWQIGLMQQVPFPGKLSASAQAGTLRTKVAEATVDETRFQMAAMVAMAYYDLAATLAVRKVLEHGKELANEMTEAASVMVSTGMGTQSEVMRSRLEAESWNVKLTNNLADISRKRAALAYALGRDVDSTLANPVLPEGLPPEIALDSALQRASIDNTPALKRLALESGAARADVRRARLDYWPDVTLGLSYGLRGYLRTMSTSEMTGITTNSKIKQDPMISLELAAPLPLFYKGNQRAKVRELSAMQSSREAELAKARLTKEQELRDLYARWKQSVDCCRIEQGKILPQTEDTWRAVLIDYRAGKAPFVSLSEARMKVVMAEMDVIMHKADGWAVYRQWQAALGKGL